From Streptomyces sp. Edi4, one genomic window encodes:
- a CDS encoding MaoC family dehydratase, translating to MQFGRTYEEFEVGAVYKHWPGKTVTEYDDHLFCLLTMNHHPLHMDANYAENTTDFGKNVVVGNYIYSLLLGMSVPDVSGKAIANLEIESLRHVAPTFHGDTIYGETTVLGKTPSKSKSDRGIVHVETKGYKQDGTLVCVFRRKVMVPTETYIKERGGEQPGRPELREN from the coding sequence ATGCAGTTCGGCCGTACCTACGAAGAGTTCGAAGTCGGCGCCGTCTACAAGCACTGGCCCGGAAAGACGGTCACCGAGTACGACGACCACCTCTTCTGTCTGCTCACCATGAACCACCACCCGTTGCACATGGACGCCAACTACGCCGAGAACACCACCGACTTCGGCAAGAACGTCGTGGTGGGCAACTACATCTACTCGCTCCTGCTCGGCATGAGCGTGCCGGACGTCTCCGGCAAGGCGATCGCCAACCTGGAGATCGAGTCGCTGCGGCACGTGGCGCCGACCTTCCACGGCGACACCATCTACGGCGAGACGACGGTGCTCGGCAAGACCCCGTCGAAGTCCAAGAGCGACCGCGGGATCGTGCACGTCGAGACCAAGGGCTACAAGCAGGACGGCACCCTGGTCTGCGTCTTCCGCCGCAAGGTGATGGTGCCGACCGAGACGTACATCAAGGAGCGCGGCGGAGAACAGCCCGGCCGCCCGGAACTTCGGGAGAACTGA
- a CDS encoding acyl-CoA dehydrogenase family protein, whose product MARLAQTAGLTDVQQEILSTVRDFVDKEIIPVATQLEHKDEYPTRIVEGLKELGLFGLMIPEEYGGLGESLLTYALCVEEIARGWMSVSGIINTHFIVAYMLKQHGTQEQKDTFLPRMALGEVRGAFSMSEPALGSDVSAITSKGVKDGEGYVLNGQKMWLTNGGTSSLVAVLCRSDEGHPEGTAPHKSMTTFLVEKEPGFGEVRPGLTIPGKIDKMGYKGVDTTELIMDGLRVPANRVLGGVTGRGFYQMMDGVEVGRVNVAARGCGVAQRAFELGVSYAQQRHTFGKPIAQHQAIQFKLAEMATKVEAAHAMMVNAARKKDSGERNDLEAGMAKYLASEYCKEVVEDAFRIHGGYGFSKEYEIERLYREAPMLLIGEGTAEIQKMIIGRRLLEEYRLQG is encoded by the coding sequence ATGGCCCGTCTCGCGCAGACCGCCGGTCTGACCGACGTCCAGCAGGAAATCCTCTCCACGGTGCGGGACTTCGTCGACAAGGAGATCATTCCGGTCGCGACCCAGCTGGAGCACAAGGACGAGTACCCGACGCGGATCGTCGAAGGGCTCAAGGAGCTGGGCCTGTTCGGCCTGATGATCCCGGAGGAGTACGGCGGTCTCGGGGAGTCGCTGCTCACCTACGCGCTGTGCGTGGAGGAGATAGCGCGTGGCTGGATGTCGGTGTCCGGCATCATCAACACGCACTTCATCGTGGCGTACATGCTCAAGCAGCACGGCACCCAGGAGCAGAAGGACACGTTCCTGCCGCGGATGGCGCTCGGCGAGGTGCGCGGCGCGTTCTCGATGTCGGAGCCGGCGCTCGGCTCGGACGTGTCGGCGATCACGTCCAAGGGCGTCAAGGACGGCGAGGGATACGTCCTCAACGGCCAGAAGATGTGGCTGACCAACGGCGGGACGTCCTCGCTGGTGGCCGTGTTGTGCCGGAGTGACGAAGGACACCCCGAGGGGACCGCGCCCCACAAGTCGATGACGACCTTCCTTGTGGAGAAGGAGCCGGGCTTCGGAGAGGTCCGCCCCGGGCTGACCATTCCCGGCAAGATCGACAAAATGGGATACAAGGGCGTCGACACCACCGAGCTGATCATGGACGGGCTACGGGTTCCGGCCAATCGCGTTCTCGGCGGGGTCACCGGCCGAGGGTTTTACCAAATGATGGACGGCGTGGAGGTCGGGCGCGTCAACGTCGCGGCCCGTGGCTGCGGAGTCGCGCAGCGTGCATTCGAGCTGGGTGTCTCTTATGCCCAACAAAGGCACACTTTCGGAAAGCCGATCGCTCAGCATCAGGCGATTCAGTTCAAGCTCGCCGAAATGGCTACCAAGGTCGAAGCGGCCCATGCAATGATGGTCAACGCAGCACGCAAAAAGGACTCCGGGGAACGAAACGACCTCGAAGCAGGGATGGCGAAGTACCTCGCCTCCGAGTACTGCAAGGAGGTGGTGGAGGACGCCTTCCGTATCCACGGCGGTTACGGCTTCTCCAAGGAGTACGAGATCGAGCGCCTGTACCGCGAGGCGCCGATGCTGCTCATCGGTGAAGGTACCGCCGAGATCCAGAAAATGATCATTGGGCGCCGACTTCTTGAGGAGTACCGGCTCCAGGGTTGA
- a CDS encoding TetR family transcriptional regulator yields the protein MQYVRSMPQPVRSSRTNAVPDAPESAAGSRAAAQRLKMRRELAAAAMDLFSAKGYEATTVDEIAARAGVARRTFFRHFRSKEEAIFPDHDDTLVRAEAVLNAAPPHEHPLDTVCRGIKEVMKMYAGSPAVSVARYKLTREVPTLREAEIASVARYERLFTRYLLGHFDEHDHQPGNDDPLLAEVAASAVVTAHNHVLRRWLRAGGQGDVEAQLDHAFAIVRETFGSGIGAGRTARPKPAATVSAGDEVLVAVARTDAPLEEIMQSIKQALRTR from the coding sequence ATGCAGTACGTTCGGTCCATGCCCCAGCCAGTCAGGTCCTCCCGTACGAACGCCGTGCCCGACGCCCCGGAGAGCGCCGCGGGCAGCCGGGCCGCCGCCCAGCGGCTCAAAATGCGCCGGGAGCTCGCGGCCGCGGCCATGGACCTGTTCTCCGCGAAGGGGTACGAGGCCACCACCGTCGACGAGATCGCGGCGCGGGCCGGCGTCGCCCGGCGGACCTTCTTCCGTCACTTCCGCTCCAAGGAAGAGGCGATCTTCCCCGACCACGACGACACCCTGGTACGGGCGGAGGCGGTCCTGAACGCCGCGCCCCCGCACGAGCATCCGCTCGACACGGTGTGCCGGGGCATCAAGGAGGTCATGAAGATGTACGCGGGCTCGCCCGCGGTGTCGGTGGCCCGCTACAAGCTGACCCGCGAGGTGCCGACGCTGCGCGAGGCGGAGATCGCCTCGGTCGCCCGCTACGAGCGCCTTTTCACCCGCTATCTGCTCGGGCACTTCGACGAGCACGACCACCAGCCGGGCAACGACGACCCGCTGCTCGCGGAGGTCGCCGCCTCGGCCGTGGTCACCGCGCACAACCACGTGCTGCGCCGCTGGCTGCGGGCCGGGGGCCAGGGCGATGTGGAGGCCCAGCTCGACCACGCCTTCGCCATCGTGCGCGAGACGTTCGGGTCCGGCATAGGAGCGGGCCGCACGGCCAGGCCGAAGCCCGCCGCCACCGTGTCGGCCGGCGACGAGGTGCTGGTCGCGGTCGCCCGCACGGACGCGCCGCTCGAAGAGATCATGCAGAGCATCAAGCAGGCGCTCAGGACGAGGTGA
- a CDS encoding protein meaA, with protein MTERQKDRPWLMRTYAGHSTAEASNELYRNNLAKGQTGLSVAFDLPTQTGYDPDHILARGEVGRVGVPVSHLGDMRRLFQDIPLEQMNTSMTINATAMWLLAMYQVVAEEQGADITKLQGTTQNDIVKEYLSRGTHVFPPGPSLRLTTDMICYTVNNIPKWNPINICSYHLQEAGATPVQEIAYAMSTAIAVLDSVFASGQIPEDRKGDVVARISFFVNAGVRFIEEMCKMRAFGRIWDKITRERYGIEDAKQRRFRYGVQVNSLGLTEAQPENNVQRIVLEMLAVTLSKDARARAVQLPAWNEALGLPRPWDQQWSLRIQQVLAHESDLLEYEDIFAGSHVIEAKVDSLVSECLAEIDRIQEMGGALAAVESGYLKSQLVSSHAERRARIEAGEERIVGVNCYESTEPSPLTADLDGAIMTVDPAVEARVVAALKHWRDTRYQPPFNHPRPCKALEKLKEAAKGTGNLMEATLECVRSGVTTGEWSQALREVFGEFRAPTGVSSAPVAVTAEQGTPLALVREKVARTASDLGSGRLRLLVGKPGLDGHSNGAEQIAVRARDAGFEVVYQGIRLTPEQIVSAALAEDVHCVGLSILSGSHAELVPDVLVRLREAGAGDIPVIAGGIIPPADAEELRTAGVAAVFTPKDFGITEIIGRIVDEIRKANKLDPLEVPA; from the coding sequence ATGACGGAGCGTCAGAAGGATCGGCCGTGGCTCATGCGGACGTACGCCGGTCACTCGACCGCCGAGGCGTCCAACGAGCTCTACCGCAACAACCTCGCCAAGGGTCAGACGGGTCTGTCGGTCGCGTTCGACCTTCCGACGCAGACCGGATACGACCCCGACCACATCCTCGCCCGCGGCGAGGTCGGCCGGGTCGGGGTCCCCGTCTCCCACCTCGGTGACATGAGGCGGCTGTTCCAGGACATTCCCCTGGAGCAGATGAACACCTCGATGACGATCAACGCCACCGCGATGTGGCTGCTCGCCATGTACCAGGTGGTCGCCGAGGAGCAGGGCGCGGACATCACCAAGCTCCAGGGCACCACGCAGAACGACATCGTGAAGGAGTACCTTTCGCGCGGGACGCACGTCTTCCCGCCGGGTCCTTCGCTGCGGCTGACGACAGACATGATCTGTTACACCGTGAACAACATCCCCAAGTGGAACCCGATCAACATCTGTAGCTACCACTTGCAGGAGGCGGGTGCCACCCCGGTCCAGGAGATCGCGTACGCGATGTCCACGGCGATCGCCGTGCTCGACTCGGTCTTCGCTTCGGGCCAGATCCCCGAGGACCGCAAGGGCGATGTGGTGGCCCGCATCTCCTTCTTCGTGAACGCGGGTGTCCGCTTCATCGAGGAGATGTGCAAGATGCGCGCCTTCGGCCGCATCTGGGACAAGATCACGCGGGAGCGGTACGGGATCGAGGACGCCAAGCAGCGCCGCTTCCGCTACGGCGTCCAGGTCAACTCCCTCGGCCTGACCGAGGCGCAGCCCGAGAACAACGTCCAGCGGATCGTGCTGGAGATGCTGGCCGTGACGCTGTCCAAGGACGCGCGCGCCCGGGCGGTCCAACTCCCCGCCTGGAACGAGGCGTTGGGCCTTCCGCGCCCCTGGGACCAGCAGTGGTCGCTGCGCATCCAGCAGGTGCTCGCGCACGAGAGCGACCTGCTCGAGTACGAGGACATCTTCGCCGGCTCGCACGTCATCGAGGCCAAGGTGGATTCGCTGGTGAGCGAGTGCCTGGCGGAGATCGACCGCATCCAGGAGATGGGCGGGGCGCTCGCCGCCGTCGAGTCGGGCTACCTCAAGTCGCAGCTGGTCTCCTCGCACGCCGAGCGCCGGGCCCGCATCGAGGCCGGCGAGGAGAGGATCGTCGGCGTCAACTGCTACGAGTCCACCGAGCCGAGCCCGCTCACCGCGGACCTGGACGGGGCGATCATGACGGTCGACCCGGCCGTCGAGGCCCGGGTCGTGGCCGCGCTGAAGCACTGGCGCGACACCCGCTACCAGCCGCCCTTCAACCACCCGCGCCCGTGCAAGGCCCTGGAGAAGCTCAAGGAGGCCGCCAAGGGGACGGGCAACCTTATGGAGGCCACGCTGGAATGCGTGCGCTCGGGGGTCACCACCGGCGAGTGGTCGCAGGCGCTGCGCGAGGTGTTCGGCGAGTTCCGGGCCCCCACGGGCGTCTCGTCGGCCCCGGTCGCGGTCACCGCCGAGCAGGGCACGCCGCTGGCCCTGGTACGCGAGAAAGTGGCCCGCACGGCGTCGGACCTGGGCTCGGGGCGGCTGCGCCTGCTGGTCGGCAAGCCCGGTCTCGACGGGCACTCCAACGGGGCCGAGCAGATCGCGGTGCGCGCGCGTGACGCCGGCTTCGAGGTGGTCTACCAGGGCATCCGGCTGACCCCCGAGCAGATCGTCAGCGCCGCACTCGCCGAGGACGTGCACTGTGTGGGTCTGTCCATTCTGTCCGGCTCGCACGCCGAACTCGTCCCGGACGTCCTGGTGCGTCTGCGCGAGGCGGGCGCGGGCGACATCCCGGTGATCGCCGGCGGGATCATCCCGCCCGCCGACGCCGAGGAACTGCGCACGGCGGGTGTGGCCGCCGTTTTCACCCCCAAGGACTTCGGTATCACGGAGATCATCGGCCGTATCGTCGACGAGATCCGGAAAGCGAACAAGCTCGACCCGTTGGAGGTCCCCGCATGA
- the ccrA gene encoding crotonyl-CoA carboxylase/reductase, whose translation MKEILDAIQSPESTSADFAALPLPDSYRAITVHKDETEMFAGLSTRDKDPRKSIHLDEVAIPELGPGEALVAVMASSVNYNSVWTSIFEPVSTFSFLERYGRLSELTKRHDLPYHIIGSDLAGVVLRTGPGVNAWQPGDQVVAHCLSVELESSDGHNDTMLDPEQRIWGFETNFGGLAEIALVKSNQLMPKPKHLSWEEAAAPGLVNSTAYRQLVSRNGAGMKQGDNVLIWGASGGLGSYATQFALAGGANPICVVSSPEKADICRAMGAEAVIDRNAEGYKFWKDEQTQDPKEWKRFGKRIREFTGGEDIDIVFEHPGRETFGASVYVTRKGGTITTCASTSGYMHEYDNRYLWMSLKRIIGSHFANYREAWEANRLIAKGKIHPTLSKVYSLEETGQAAYDVHRNLHQGKVGVLALAPREGLGVSDPELREKHLDAINRFRNI comes from the coding sequence GTGAAGGAAATCCTGGACGCGATCCAGTCGCCGGAGTCCACCTCCGCCGACTTCGCCGCTCTGCCGCTCCCCGACTCCTACCGCGCGATCACCGTGCACAAGGACGAGACGGAGATGTTCGCCGGGCTCAGCACCCGCGACAAGGACCCCCGCAAGTCGATCCACCTGGACGAGGTGGCGATCCCCGAACTCGGCCCGGGTGAGGCCCTGGTGGCCGTCATGGCCTCCTCGGTCAACTACAACTCGGTCTGGACCTCGATCTTCGAGCCGGTGTCCACGTTCAGCTTCCTGGAGCGCTACGGCAGGCTGAGCGAGCTCACCAAGCGCCATGACCTGCCGTACCACATCATCGGCTCCGACCTCGCGGGTGTCGTGCTGCGCACCGGCCCCGGCGTCAACGCCTGGCAGCCCGGCGACCAGGTCGTCGCGCACTGCCTGTCGGTCGAGCTGGAGAGCTCCGACGGCCACAACGACACGATGCTCGACCCCGAGCAGCGCATCTGGGGCTTCGAGACCAACTTCGGCGGCCTCGCCGAGATCGCGCTGGTCAAGTCCAACCAGCTGATGCCCAAGCCCAAGCACCTCAGCTGGGAGGAGGCGGCGGCGCCCGGTCTGGTCAACTCGACCGCGTACCGCCAGCTGGTCTCCCGCAACGGCGCCGGCATGAAGCAGGGCGACAACGTCCTGATCTGGGGCGCGAGCGGCGGACTCGGCTCCTACGCCACGCAGTTCGCGCTCGCCGGTGGCGCCAACCCCATCTGTGTCGTCTCCAGCCCCGAGAAGGCCGACATCTGCCGCGCCATGGGCGCCGAGGCGGTCATCGACCGCAACGCCGAGGGCTACAAGTTCTGGAAGGACGAGCAGACCCAGGACCCCAAGGAGTGGAAGCGCTTCGGCAAGCGCATCCGCGAGTTCACCGGCGGCGAGGACATCGACATCGTCTTCGAGCACCCGGGCCGCGAGACCTTCGGCGCGAGCGTCTACGTCACGCGCAAGGGCGGCACCATCACCACCTGCGCCTCCACCTCGGGCTACATGCACGAATACGACAACCGCTACCTGTGGATGTCCCTCAAGCGCATCATCGGCTCGCACTTCGCCAACTACCGCGAGGCGTGGGAGGCCAACCGCCTCATCGCCAAGGGCAAGATCCACCCGACGCTCTCCAAGGTGTACTCCCTGGAGGAGACCGGGCAGGCGGCCTATGACGTGCACCGCAACCTGCACCAGGGCAAGGTCGGCGTGCTCGCGCTCGCGCCCCGCGAGGGTCTTGGCGTCAGCGACCCCGAGCTGCGCGAGAAGCACCTCGACGCCATCAACCGCTTCCGCAACATCTGA
- a CDS encoding CoA ester lyase: MSSPVSPVNRLRPRRSCLAVPGSNPRFLEKAQGLPADQVFLDLEDACAPLAKPEARHTIVKFLNEGDWTGKTRVVRVNDWTTEWTYRDVVTVVEGAGQNLDCIMLPKVQTADQVVALDLLLTQIEKTMGFEVGKIGIEAQIENARGLNNVNAIAEASPRTETIIFGPADFMASINMKSLVVGEQPPGYGADAYHYILMKILMAARANDLQAIDGPYLQIRNVDGYREVAKRAAALGFDGKWVLHPGQVEASNEIFSPSQEDFDHAEMILDAYEWCTSEAGGKKGSAMLGDEMIDEASRKMALVISGKGRAAGMKRTTTFEAPEA; encoded by the coding sequence ATGAGCTCCCCCGTCTCCCCCGTCAACCGGCTCCGCCCGCGCCGCTCCTGCCTCGCGGTCCCCGGGTCGAACCCCCGCTTCCTTGAGAAGGCCCAGGGGCTCCCCGCCGACCAGGTCTTCCTCGACCTGGAGGACGCCTGCGCGCCGCTGGCCAAGCCCGAGGCGCGGCACACCATCGTCAAGTTCCTCAACGAGGGCGACTGGACGGGCAAGACGCGGGTGGTGCGCGTGAACGACTGGACGACCGAGTGGACGTACCGCGACGTCGTGACCGTCGTCGAGGGCGCGGGGCAGAACCTCGACTGCATCATGCTGCCGAAGGTGCAGACCGCCGACCAGGTGGTGGCGCTCGACCTGCTGCTGACGCAGATCGAGAAGACGATGGGCTTCGAGGTCGGCAAGATCGGCATCGAGGCGCAGATCGAGAACGCGCGCGGCCTGAACAACGTGAACGCGATCGCCGAGGCCTCACCGCGCACCGAGACGATCATCTTCGGCCCGGCCGACTTCATGGCCTCGATCAACATGAAATCGCTCGTCGTGGGTGAGCAGCCGCCCGGCTACGGCGCGGACGCCTACCACTACATCCTGATGAAGATCCTGATGGCCGCGCGCGCCAACGACCTCCAGGCGATCGACGGACCCTACCTCCAGATCCGCAACGTGGACGGCTACCGCGAGGTGGCCAAGCGCGCCGCCGCGCTCGGCTTCGACGGCAAGTGGGTGCTGCACCCGGGCCAGGTCGAGGCGTCCAACGAGATCTTCTCGCCGTCGCAGGAGGACTTCGACCACGCCGAGATGATCCTGGACGCCTATGAGTGGTGCACCTCCGAGGCGGGCGGCAAGAAGGGCTCGGCGATGCTCGGCGACGAGATGATCGACGAGGCCAGCCGCAAGATGGCGCTGGTCATCTCCGGCAAGGGCCGGGCCGCCGGCATGAAGCGCACCACGACGTTCGAAGCCCCGGAGGCGTGA
- a CDS encoding 3-hydroxybutyryl-CoA dehydrogenase has translation MDIPLNTVAVVGLGTMGTGIAEVLARAGREVIGIDISEHAARQAVSCLEASTARAVSRERITPQERGDILARFRTFTDLQAAAEADLVIEVVPESYELKHQVFQALDSIVAPTTILATGTNALSVTRLAADSAHPERVLGLHFFNPAPAMKLVEIVSSVLTAPPAVDAVTALALDLGKEPVAVGDRPGFVADGLLFGYLNQAAAMYESKYASREDIDAAMKLGCGLPMGPLELLDLIGIDTARTVLEAMYSASHDRLHAPAPILGQLAEAGLTGRKKGRGFYTYEGEGSSVVVADAQTPRAIAGAGGSREIRSVGVAGSGTMASGIAEVFAKAGYQVVLAARSLEKAEGAKSRVATSLSRSVDKGRMSAGAREETLNRISAAGALESFADVDLAVEAVAEDLAVKQQLFATLDKICKPGAVLATTTSSLPVVACARATSRPQDVIGMHFFNPAPAMKLVEVVRTVLTSDEVHATVREVTAKIRKHPVDCGDRAGFIVNALLFPYLNNAVKMVQEHYATLDDIDAAMKLGGGYPMGPFELLDVVGLDVSLAIEKVLHAEFRDPGLAPAPLLEHLVAAGCLGRKTGRGFREYARR, from the coding sequence ATGGACATCCCCCTGAACACTGTCGCCGTGGTCGGCCTCGGCACGATGGGCACCGGCATCGCCGAGGTCCTGGCCCGCGCCGGGCGCGAGGTCATCGGCATCGACATCAGCGAGCACGCCGCCCGCCAGGCCGTGTCCTGCCTCGAGGCCTCCACGGCCCGCGCGGTGTCCCGCGAGCGGATCACCCCGCAGGAGCGTGGCGACATCCTCGCCCGCTTCCGTACGTTCACCGACCTCCAGGCCGCGGCCGAGGCCGATCTCGTCATCGAGGTCGTGCCGGAGTCCTACGAGCTCAAGCACCAGGTCTTCCAGGCGCTCGACTCCATCGTCGCGCCCACCACCATCTTGGCGACCGGCACCAACGCGCTCTCGGTGACCCGGCTCGCCGCCGACTCCGCGCACCCCGAGCGCGTGCTCGGCCTGCACTTCTTCAACCCGGCGCCCGCCATGAAGCTGGTCGAGATCGTCTCCTCCGTGCTCACCGCTCCCCCGGCCGTGGACGCGGTCACCGCGCTCGCCCTCGACCTCGGCAAAGAGCCCGTCGCGGTCGGCGACCGGCCGGGGTTCGTCGCGGACGGCCTGCTCTTCGGCTACCTCAACCAGGCCGCCGCGATGTACGAGTCCAAGTACGCCTCGCGCGAGGACATCGACGCCGCGATGAAGCTGGGCTGCGGGCTTCCGATGGGCCCGCTCGAACTGCTCGACCTGATCGGCATCGACACCGCCCGCACCGTCCTCGAGGCGATGTACTCCGCCTCGCACGACCGTCTGCACGCCCCTGCGCCCATCCTCGGCCAGCTCGCCGAGGCCGGCCTGACCGGCCGCAAGAAGGGGCGCGGCTTCTACACGTACGAGGGCGAGGGCAGTTCGGTCGTGGTGGCCGACGCGCAGACGCCGCGCGCCATCGCGGGCGCGGGCGGAAGCCGCGAGATCCGTTCGGTCGGCGTGGCCGGTTCGGGCACGATGGCGTCCGGCATCGCGGAAGTCTTCGCCAAGGCCGGCTACCAGGTGGTGCTCGCGGCGCGCAGCCTGGAGAAGGCCGAGGGGGCCAAGTCCCGGGTCGCCACGTCGCTTTCGCGCTCCGTCGACAAGGGCCGCATGAGCGCCGGGGCGCGCGAGGAGACCCTGAACCGGATCTCGGCGGCGGGCGCGCTGGAATCCTTCGCCGACGTGGATCTCGCGGTGGAGGCGGTCGCGGAGGACCTGGCCGTCAAGCAGCAGCTCTTCGCGACGCTGGACAAGATCTGCAAGCCGGGTGCGGTCCTTGCCACGACCACCTCCTCGCTGCCCGTCGTCGCCTGCGCCCGCGCCACCTCGCGCCCGCAGGACGTCATCGGGATGCACTTCTTCAACCCCGCCCCGGCGATGAAACTGGTCGAGGTGGTCCGCACCGTGCTCACCTCCGACGAGGTGCACGCCACCGTCCGCGAGGTCACCGCGAAGATCCGCAAGCACCCGGTGGACTGCGGCGACCGCGCCGGGTTCATCGTCAACGCGCTGCTCTTCCCGTACCTCAACAACGCCGTCAAGATGGTCCAGGAGCACTACGCGACCCTGGATGACATCGACGCCGCGATGAAGCTGGGCGGCGGCTACCCGATGGGCCCGTTCGAACTGCTGGACGTGGTGGGCCTCGATGTCTCGCTCGCCATCGAGAAGGTGCTGCACGCCGAGTTCCGCGACCCGGGCCTGGCCCCGGCGCCGCTGCTCGAACACCTCGTGGCGGCCGGGTGCCTCGGCCGCAAGACGGGCCGCGGATTCCGCGAGTATGCCCGGCGCTGA